The following coding sequences lie in one Lentilactobacillus sp. SPB1-3 genomic window:
- a CDS encoding C39 family peptidase has protein sequence MFTIKKLKSLQVFMVLFFAMAGTLTSLLTRSAHASTAPYSQVTQLAKVNYYTVIGPNNPHNYGVYPSGGYNTSPANRTKITTGREYAGKTVHITGEESVAGATWLKFTYNHKFVGWIHQNGTVQTTYRLYAPLIAQRPELPTGCEITATTMMLQFAGDNVTKMQLAKEMPRSTDPNKGFVGSPYSPSGWYIYPKGLLPLVKKHLGSAKDLTGASLNTIKNYIRNNHLVVMYVGGVDGFSNHALTVTGYSKDRIYYNDPWTDKRTSMINNALTKHRKADAYRALSY, from the coding sequence TTGTTTACGATTAAGAAGTTAAAGTCATTACAAGTATTTATGGTGCTTTTCTTTGCCATGGCAGGAACACTAACCAGTTTGCTGACAAGAAGTGCTCATGCCAGTACTGCTCCTTATTCACAAGTAACACAGTTGGCAAAAGTGAATTATTACACTGTCATTGGGCCTAATAATCCACATAACTATGGGGTGTATCCAAGCGGCGGATATAATACTTCACCAGCTAATCGAACTAAAATCACTACAGGGAGAGAATATGCTGGCAAAACAGTTCATATCACTGGTGAAGAATCAGTTGCCGGAGCAACTTGGCTGAAATTTACATATAATCATAAGTTCGTTGGGTGGATTCATCAAAACGGTACTGTGCAAACGACTTATCGTTTATACGCACCATTAATTGCCCAACGACCGGAGTTACCAACTGGTTGTGAGATCACTGCCACAACTATGATGCTTCAGTTTGCAGGAGACAACGTTACGAAGATGCAATTAGCCAAAGAAATGCCTAGAAGTACTGATCCAAATAAGGGGTTTGTGGGAAGCCCTTATTCACCATCAGGATGGTACATTTATCCCAAAGGACTACTACCACTTGTTAAAAAGCATCTTGGTTCGGCCAAAGATTTAACTGGAGCGAGTTTAAACACTATCAAGAACTACATTCGGAATAATCATTTAGTTGTTATGTATGTTGGTGGTGTAGATGGTTTTAGCAATCACGCTTTGACCGTAACCGGATATTCTAAAGATCGAATCTACTATAATGACCCGTGGACAGATAAAAGAACAAGTATGATTAACAACGCGTTGACAAAGCATCGTAAGGCCGACGCATATCGAGCATTAAGTTATTAA
- a CDS encoding DUF5776 domain-containing protein: MSLMFGLPTTVAQASDYYTTNPGIIRVNKTVATYQTADKGLKTSALKKGSYAKVSAVTNEKGHAPMLQLSNGNYVTSNKAFVTKTAGYQNPKKYYQVQYNQIKPYGKVGYTVKPGYEGIKTWLIMKKMHTVNGYNKYNQATANAVRAFQRRHHLKATGNVDEATWVKMGYSKNSWTSIDSYIAPLGAKAWQGRSAHIEAMIKQAYKYMGKPYLVGSSTSPAYGTDCSGLVMQALYAGGINPIPTSSIHHAFPGNEWNSRNLWAAKKLKRVAYKHKQRGDLVFYYQPGTHTIWHVAIYLGKGKVIESWPPRIMVQPIKNGQRSYVAGIKRPFI, from the coding sequence ATGAGCTTGATGTTTGGCTTGCCAACAACAGTGGCACAAGCTAGTGATTATTACACAACAAATCCTGGAATTATCAGAGTTAATAAAACTGTTGCCACTTATCAAACGGCTGATAAAGGTCTTAAAACATCAGCTTTGAAAAAGGGCAGCTATGCCAAGGTCAGCGCAGTTACCAATGAAAAGGGTCATGCCCCAATGCTTCAATTAAGTAATGGCAATTATGTCACTAGCAATAAAGCATTTGTCACTAAGACTGCTGGATATCAAAATCCTAAAAAGTATTATCAGGTTCAATACAACCAAATTAAACCTTACGGAAAAGTTGGTTACACGGTTAAGCCTGGTTATGAAGGTATTAAAACTTGGTTGATTATGAAGAAGATGCATACAGTTAATGGTTACAATAAATATAACCAGGCCACTGCCAATGCTGTCAGGGCATTTCAACGACGTCATCATTTAAAGGCGACCGGAAATGTTGATGAAGCAACTTGGGTAAAGATGGGTTATTCAAAGAATAGTTGGACTTCAATTGATAGCTATATTGCACCACTAGGTGCAAAAGCTTGGCAAGGTCGATCAGCACATATTGAAGCCATGATTAAACAAGCTTATAAATATATGGGTAAACCATACTTAGTTGGTTCATCAACTAGTCCTGCATATGGAACTGATTGTTCCGGATTAGTGATGCAAGCATTGTATGCTGGTGGAATTAATCCTATTCCAACTAGTTCGATTCACCATGCCTTTCCTGGTAATGAATGGAATTCACGTAATTTATGGGCCGCAAAAAAATTGAAGCGGGTAGCATATAAACATAAACAACGTGGTGACCTCGTGTTTTATTACCAACCAGGAACTCATACAATTTGGCACGTTGCCATTTATCTTGGTAAGGGTAAAGTAATCGAATCTTGGCCACCAAGAATTATGGTCCAACCAATTAAAAATGGTCAACGTTCGTATGTTGCAGGAATCAAACGCCCATTTATTTAA
- a CDS encoding L-lactate dehydrogenase: MKNNRKVVLVGDGAVGSSFAFTLLQTTTVDEMVVVDLNEEHAQGDVIDLQDTLPSPAPTDFRTGTYADATDADIVVITAGVPRKPGETRLDLVNKNVKILESIVNPVVESGFKGTFVVSSNPVDILTTITQRLSGFPKNRVIGTGTSLDTARLRVIIAKELGMSTKGINAMVMGEHGDSSFVNFDEATINGKPLREFPNMDNAGHLNEIEKEVKGRGGEIISKKGATFYGVAVNLTKICQAILNDADVVLPISAPMNGQYGLSDIYIGSPAVINASGVQEVIEYPLSDRELEKMHTSADKLNEVLVNAK, from the coding sequence ATGAAAAATAATAGAAAAGTAGTTCTTGTTGGTGATGGGGCAGTTGGATCTTCATTTGCATTTACACTGCTACAAACAACGACTGTTGATGAAATGGTAGTGGTTGATCTTAATGAAGAGCATGCACAAGGTGATGTGATTGATTTGCAAGACACTTTACCAAGTCCTGCACCAACCGATTTCAGAACTGGTACTTATGCTGATGCAACTGATGCAGATATCGTTGTTATTACTGCAGGAGTACCAAGAAAGCCAGGCGAGACGCGCTTAGACTTAGTTAATAAAAATGTGAAAATTCTTGAAAGCATTGTTAACCCTGTTGTTGAAAGTGGCTTTAAAGGGACTTTTGTTGTCTCAAGTAACCCAGTTGATATTTTAACCACGATTACTCAAAGACTTTCTGGTTTTCCAAAGAATAGAGTTATTGGAACAGGAACATCTCTTGATACTGCCCGTTTGCGCGTAATTATTGCTAAAGAATTAGGTATGAGTACAAAGGGTATTAATGCAATGGTTATGGGTGAACACGGAGATTCTTCGTTTGTGAACTTTGACGAAGCAACTATTAATGGTAAACCACTTCGTGAATTTCCCAACATGGATAACGCCGGTCATTTGAATGAAATTGAAAAAGAAGTTAAGGGCCGCGGAGGCGAAATTATTTCTAAGAAGGGTGCGACATTTTATGGTGTTGCAGTAAACCTGACTAAAATTTGTCAAGCTATTTTAAATGACGCCGACGTTGTATTACCTATTTCTGCTCCAATGAATGGACAATATGGCTTGTCAGATATTTACATTGGTTCTCCAGCAGTTATCAATGCCAGTGGAGTTCAAGAAGTTATCGAATATCCTTTATCTGATAGAGAACTTGAAAAAATGCACACATCTGCAGATAAATTAAATGAAGTTTTAGTTAACGCTAAATAG